The proteins below are encoded in one region of Triticum aestivum cultivar Chinese Spring chromosome 1B, IWGSC CS RefSeq v2.1, whole genome shotgun sequence:
- the LOC123078176 gene encoding formin-like protein 5, producing the protein MALPRRSPHDGLARERTLPDETRWLPSRGSRSAGFSSPAPPLSTPPHSMWAWSLTPTPPPTRSPLLPTRSTHTSLPPPRLDRGRAPQPLRHDAAGRRLRHPSPAPLAGTRLSVSFHAAPPDTAPSPVPRLVLRPAAAAACRLDAPDRSPDLRCLGLPSPDRPARLSIGDHPEPSSNSLPPPYGSDMVHPWSQMPP; encoded by the exons ATGGCACTTCCTAGGAGGTCTCCACATGATGGGTTGGCCAGGGAGCGCACGCTGCCCGACGAGACAAGGTGGCTCCCAAGCAGAGGGTCCAGGAGCGCTGGCTTCTCCTCTCCTGCACCACCGTTGTCCACCCCTCCTCATTCCATGTGGGCATGGAG cctcaccccgacccccccccccactcgaTCCCCACTCCTCCCCACTCGCTCCACGCACACCTCTCTCCCTCCCCCCCGTCTGGATCGGGGCAGAGCGCCCCAACCCCTTCGCCACGATGCCGCCGGCCGGCGCCTCCGGCACCCCTCGCCAGCACCCCTTGCCGGCACCCGCCTCTCCGTCTCCTTCCACGCGGCGCCGCCCGACACCGCACCGTCTCCGGTGCCCCGCCTCGTGctccgtcccgccgccgccgcggcctgccGCCTCGACGCGCCGGACCGGTCACCGGATCTCCGCTGCCTGGGGCTGCCCTCGCCGGACCGCCCCGCCCGCCTCTCCATCGGCGACCACCCTGAGCCTTCCTCGAACTCGCTGCCACCTCCCTATGGCTCCGAT atggtgcatccttggagccagatgccaccctgA